The segment acttttttattataatctCCATCTAAATTCACAATATTAAGTAAAATTAGATATATATTTAGTTCATATATAATGAGTCATAACATTACATAtgcatgtgttttttttctaaCGCAACCCAATCATTCGTATCTTAGGTTCAAttggattttaaaatatttttcgaAACATTTATAAGAAATTGAAATCATTCTCTAGaacataatttcttttttatttaattgcaTGTCATAAATCGTAAATAGatactataaatttttttattcaaattaaaactCATAATATTTAACATCGGAATTGGCTTAACAATAATAGAATATTTATTGTAGGTATGATATAAATGGCACAAAgggaaatttgaggaaaaagatcttctaattttatgttattaaaagAATAGTAAGTATATGGAATAGCAAGATTATATACatgatatgaaaaaaataatattaatgtaaataaaacattatttcatatatatttgagataaaatattatcttaaaaagaataatttatttaattatatatataatagtatattttctataattttgtgtttatttatttgaactatctaatgtttggttgtttgtttgttttttttaatgggtaattaattagtttaaaaaaattaatcaatttgtggtttattatatatattttaaaattatttatctatttatttatctgATTAGTTTTGGttaattaatatttgtttgttttttaaaatgagtaattaattaatttaaaaataaattcaatgatTCATGAATCCAtggttattttataaaaagaaaatgatttatttttacttaattaaataatgatatattaaAGGGTCAAAGTAGTTGTAGAATTCATGATGAATGAGTTAAATGGAGGAGGAAAGGTCATCACAAAATgtggagatattttttttttgtcgtaTATGAAATTGGACCCATTCAATTATTAATAAtgcaataaataataataataataataataataataatgtaattataaataatgtCCATTAATGAGtggaataacttttaaaaataatttgaaatccCAGTGATCCACTTAACAATAgaaatctataaataaaaattgattaatttataaTGACTCTTGTTTCTCTTATATACAaaaccatatttaaaaaaaattattagaaaaataaatttcaaattacatAAGATTTAATGCAttagatttattaattaaattttaaaaataacaaaatttatgaacaaaagtTAGTCTCAAACTactatagtttttatttttttatgtttatttatatagaatcattttttttaagtagataaataaaattcaaattaaatacgttggatttattaatgagtttaataatatttaaaaataatttaaaattcaaatattgaacctattaatattagaaatttatagatAGAAATTGGTGCATATTgactctattattattattattattattattttacatataattatatttttataagtttttctcactaaaaaatgaactttaaatTAAGCggtatttttatattgaattattaatgggttaaaaaaaatttaaattaaataagaactcaaaaaaatagatctaatcattataaaaaataataatttaaaactaatataataataagttataactttattgtttttcttatatatacaactatatttttttgaattttctcactaagtaaatagattcaaaattaaaacataattaataatttaaattacttagttaatcttttaatttttaggaataatttggaattcttaccattttagaattttgtgtTCATAATTGTTGGctcatttacatattaaaaaaattaaactttatttcgttattcattttaaatgaaatataattaacaaatattattttcaaattattattattattattattattattcattttcaaaaaaaaaggaagaaatcaaTTAGTTCTCCataaaatatccatattttttaacatatacctaaaatagcatttttatataaaaagcataatttataattttattataatattactaaaaactattaaattttaaattatttataattacgaaattaattttatttttaaaagaatataaaaattaaatttacaatatctttacaaaattaaaatacaaaattattttcgtAAAAACTTATTCAAACAaggttttttgctttttatattcaaaaaatgttttaaaagcactttaccaaacacctttatttttataaaattttaaaaatttattttttgtttttttttaacttaaaataaatttttagaaacaagTATTGGACAACATGCTCAAAGGGGCAACGGGCCCCaatattttatagaagaaaatgaaagtaaaaaaaaaaatgtatctttCTCGTAGAAGttcttttaataaatctttcacaatatcaatatatatatatatatatatatatatatatatagagagagagagagagagagagagagagagaggtgtgaATTGGTATAAATGGTGGTGGGGGGGTCAAACTTTGCTAGCTTTGATATATGATTATGTCTATGTGTCATTGTAGGAAACGGGTTTTAAAAGTTAAGAAAAGTCGGctaattattaaaattcttGTGACCACAATCATCTAGTTGGCTGTCTTTGTGGGCCCCAACACCCCCATCTTTAGCCTAATGTCATCTCCAACATCAAAAGAGggttaaattcaaataaaatatgtatagtCTTAATCCTAtatatacaaaacaaaacatgtCACCATCTTCTCAGTTTCCATCCAAGAAGGAAGACCcattcttctttttccatcttctgGACACTGAAACAAGACCTGCAAGAGAGGTAACCCAAGAGGCCAACTCTTAACCTCTTTGACCTTCACATGTTCTTCATTTAATAGGATGATCTCGACAGGTTGCCTTTATCTTATGCAATTggactatttttctttttaatcccACAAAAATGgataaagaatagaaaattggtGGTCTCagatgagggaaaaaaaaaatgcacattcAGCACTTGACCAGAATTTATCATCTTCAAAAGTGCGCATTCATGTATATTTCTCTTCATCTTAAAATGAAGACCAAAATTCAGCACTTCTCTACCATACCCAGAAAATATccaattgttttttcaaatgtAGAAAGCTTTAGGAAGCTGAGGAATGTAAGCAAACAACCCAACAATCCAGCTGCTGCAGAAGAGGAACATGGCATAATGCAGCCCCATACATCCAGATGATTTGGCTGCCTTATAAACTGCTCCTCTGATTCGAACCAACGCAGATGTTTTGGCTTGGAAAGGATAATGAATATATCTTGGGAAGCAGTTCCCACTTCCCACTTCCCACTTCATGACTCTACAACTCCAGAAGTTGTTTCCATCCGGAATATTGCATGGCCACTGTATGGAAGGTCTGCAGAACTACAATTGTCAGCATATTAGAAGATCaaagatttttaattaaagaagttggaaaagaaacaaatttcaTTGCACAAGAGTAAATGCTCAAACACTggttcaaataataattaaaaaaagaaaaaaagatgtcTTTGGTTTTAGTTACTTTACCTAAATAATACTGTCTAGGAGATCTCATTCTATCTAATATTTCCCTTACTTTTCTTCAAATCAATTAGGTTCCATCTTCCAGATTTCATCACTTTCTCAGATAACCACAATTATAAAATCCTCCCACCTCTAAAAGGAAGAAACAATTTTCCAGTGTTCAATTGCCTAAGTCAAGACTTTCTTTATGTTCAGCCGATGTGAGCACAGATATTTGTGAGGGCTCACAATTTGTCAAGTCTTTATTGCAGCCGCCATCTGCCATCTGTATAATTGACCATAGTTGGATATCCAGCCACTTACCCAACATACATCAATATGCTGAAAGCAGCAGGAACAACGACGGCATTGACTATGGCCTTATACTCAGTTGATGCGGGGAGCAAGTGGTATTTGGTaagttttaaagatataaacCAGCACCTTTAGGTGAACAAAAATCTCTCTGATGTGAAAATGAGTGCACTGATTCTGTTAAGTGCTATTTATGGCTATGAAGAACCAGAAATGTAAGAACTTTACAGGCAATTGAAGGAAGATGAGCTGGAAATAAACCTATTGGCAAATGTTCCAAATGGTGGGCCTCATAATATCTGTACAGCCAGTTCCTATGCTCCACGGACACGCCTGATAGCAGCATAGGATTTTGTTTGTTCTTTCTGAATCTTGATCACAGAAACAGGAAGAGTTTTTTcaagattataaaataaaatctcttcttagagagggaaaaaaattagcaaatataaaaaatcaataccTGTGCCTCTAACTCAGCTATTCTCTGTAAAGATGCTTGTTCAATGCAAGCACGGCGTTTGCACTCTTCTTCAAGCATACCTGTAATTTGGTACCTTAACTCAGCCATTTCTTGAGCTAGGTCCTCTGCTTCTTCCTTTGCTTTCAACTTTTCTTCTCTCAATTCTTCCTagaaatcattttcattatgaCTTTCAGAATTcacatatcaacatcttcaaattgaaatgGAAGTATATATCTTGGAATAAAACAAAGACCTTGTTCAGAAACAAGCTGCCTTAAGTCTCATTTTCAACATAGAGTTGAATTATTTATATACCTGCTAGAGTCCTATGAGTTCTCATGGAGGGATGTTGTCTAAGGAAATTAAGGTTTCTTTTGTACAACTAAAAGAAATACAACATGATGTTCTGTTGACAAGATAAACCATTGGATCATAGGTTGATCTCTCAAAACATTGTCCAAGTCAAATATGCCATGGATCATCGTACCTTGAGCTGCTTCACAAGAAGTTCATAGCCATGGATTTGATGTGACATCTTCTCCATCTTCTCCTTCGAATCTCCATCTGATGTTGCTGATACTGCCAACTTTGGAAACACAGGAACCAAAACTTCCGCACTAGTGCTTCAAAATAGAATTGAAATACTAATAAGGAAGTAACTGGGATAAGTgccaaaacaaaatatataaaacctaTACTATTATTAATACTTAACAGGACTTAGCAAACAAAACTTAGTAGGAGGTTTCATTCTAAACACAACCTTGGCAAGAATTCTTTAACTGGACATATTCGATGCCTCTTTGTTGAATCTAGGCTAAGAATTGCAGGAGTCAAGTTTATGGCCATAAGCATTGGCACAGAAAAAAGGCAACAGAAGTCAATGAGAGATTACATATTGAGAATAATGATTTATGAGCTACTCAATTTCTTTCTTATCTTCattgatttttgatttattGAAGATCTTTGTTACCTTCACTGTATGATTTGGCAGTAGGAACATGTTTCATTCCTCAATCAAAATTTCCTTCTTGTttcttaattcaaaattttctcctaAATCAGTATTTGCATGTTTGTGCCAACCATCTAAAACAGGATGTGGTCTTCACATCATCAAAACAGGCGCAAGTACCTAATGCAAAAATTAATTACAGGTACGAAAGCGGTACTTGCACATTTCTGACTGTTACTTGTTACATCTAAAATGAAACTGTCCACGTTGGTGATAAACCATCAATCAATGGCTCCACCAAAGACAAAACTAAGAATAACTGACTATCCAATCAGCAGAATGTGCTGGTTAACAAATTATCTTTCTGACAATCCAAAGCAGATGATGTCTCTGGGGCTAGTATAACTAGATTAGATAATGCTCTAAATGAAATTCTTCAAGTGAGAATTAAGTGACCATCAAGCTTAACAATCAGAAAGGCACATCTCTTTTCCCATCATCATGCAATTATATAACATAGTTCACTAGAAATGATAAGCTTGCAcattaaaatgataaacaaaaacaatagtAAGTTGTAACTAACCTCATTTCTGTTGATGGGTTAAATTTGCTCTCTAATTCACCAGAAGAAGACTGAGTTTTTAATTCAGATTCATCCTTGTTTTCCAGCCATTCTTCTGTATGTTCCTTGATCTTTTGACGAAGTAAGATGGCATCCATTTCAGATGTTTTAAGCTTTCCCCTAAgttctttattttccttatccAAACACTCGATCATTTTCTGTGCATCCTGAAGCTGGACCTGAAACTCTTGAATCAACccattcattttagttttttcttcacTGGCTTCATCCTGTAATTTTTAGCTTCAAAGCAGCTCTGCTCTAAGGTAATCATTTCAAGCTTCATGCTTTCCATTTCACATTGAAACTCTAATGTTACAGATGAAATAGACTCCTCTAGTTTATCTATGCACAGACTAGACATTTGCAACTCCACTTCTTTGTTCTCCAATTCCTGCATCAAGAGCATGCACTCTGAATTTGACCTCTTCAGTTCCTCCATTAACCTGCCAATCATATCCTCTAAATTATCCTTGTCTGCTAGTTTTAACTCAAGGCTGTGTACATGCTCACCCAGACACTTCACCTCTGCATCCCTTGCATTTAGTTGATCCTGCAGGTAATCTACAAGGAAGACTGTTATTAGGTTAAGCCAAATAAGACAATCCTAGAGCCTCAAATCAGGAATATACTGCAGTTCTTCATCCATTAAATTTCAAGAATTCTCACAATCAATatgtttttcttgaaaataaatgcATGGATGACAAGTACTCTTGAATAGAATAAAGACGCATTACAAGATTATTATGGCTATCACGGTATTCATCAAATCTCATGTAGTTGTAGTCCTCAACAGATCAGAGTTACAGAGCTAACAAATTAGGACAAAGGTAACCAAAAATTTGATGTTGCATATAAATGTTCGTTTCCAAAGAGTTCTAGGGTGATAAAAAAAGCATGGTATCTCATGAGATAGTAGTACAAATAAAAACATGCAGAAGCCAATCCTAGGGTATGATTCTGTGTTTTTCTTCCTCTCCTCAATCTTCTGATGACAATTCTTAACAGCTTCCACACAGAAAGAAACTCTAATCGAAAGTGAGTATCATCCAAAACGAGTTAATAATGTAAGCAAATGAGTATAGTGAAATAGAAGCTAAATGGGCACCACTACCTATTTCTTGAGAACAGTTCCTCAGCTCTCTTTCCAACTCTTGGATGTGTTTCTCGTCTTCGGAGCGGGCTTCAGATAATGTTCTCACATGTAACTCTAATCTCTGTAcccaaaacacacacacacacacacacacacacgcacaaaaaaaaaaaagaaagaaagaaagaaagaaagaaagaaaaggagataTCAGATAGTTTGCAAGAGAAGTTAAATTCTTCAAGCCTCAGTGTTTCATTGCAGTAGTATTTTATAAGAGACTTATCAATGAGCTATTCTATTCATAGGGGATGAGGCATCAGGGGAAGGGGCAGGATTATGGACACTAACCCATGTCACACATCTCCATAAGTTTGAGCTTCGAAAAGATATCAGATATAATAAACCAAACTtagatatgaaataaattaaataaattcatcaagtaaccaataaataaatattacccTAATCAGCTCAAAGCTTTCAGATTGTGACTCTCTCAacatgtttttttctctttttagctGCGTTTGAAGAAAAAAGCACACAGTAGAGGAGTTGATCAGTAGGACATTTTACAAATATCCAGATAAACtgtttaatgaaataaaataagtctGCCAAGTGGCAACAGCACATGTGGTGTAACAAATAACCTAGCAAGCCATTTTTTCTGGAAAAAGCAATAGTCAAGAAGTGCAAGTTTTAATGAACTCATTCACACTGTTATGGGTTATAACAGGAAAGATGCACATCTTAACATGACTTCATTTCTTTGCcatcaccaattttttttttacatatccAGGAGGATACATAGAGGGATTGAATACTTTAGAGGGGCAATACACCAACACTTATTTGGATAAGTACGCAGATAATACTATAGATAGAAGAAAGGCCGAAACTAGCCACCATACACTGGGAGTATACAAAGGGAACCAGGCGGAcagagaaaggaaaatgaagtgCAAAGAACAAAACCACCTGCCCACAACTACTTGGCTcctaaccaatctacaaaattgATCAAAGACAAAGGAATTCCTTCTACATGAGTCCTAACAAGGTCcaataaggaaaacaaaaaagcaGACTTAAGAGAAAAGGGACAGAAGTCATACCTGTTTACATCTTGTTTCAATCTGTAAGAGATCCTCAATGTCATAAGAGGAGTCGCTCTCACTCTTGGAACTACTAAACATCTACAGTACAAACACAAGTGGCAAACACCCATTATTGTGATATCATTGTTAACCATGCGAGATAtctaattaattcaaaattctaTATCATGTGATCTGAAGACAAGTGTTTATGTTCAGAagtaacaaaaagaagaaatgaaaataaaatgtatcCGCAGACTCTTGTCAACAAAACTTCACCAGTCATAACTTGCTTCTACCTATCAACATCAAAACAAGTGCACAATGTGTTCTTATGCATTTCAACATATTAAGCATGACACCTGGACGCATTACAACTTGAGACTTTATCAGCCATGACTTTAATTTGGTTGGCGTAAAGACTGTCCTGCCCAAATGCAAATACTGGAACAGTGTCCataattattcataaatcaTAACATTAATAATCACCACATAAAGGAACAATCCtcataattttcctttatttgaaaatattaaaaataaaatctcattcATTATGGAAATAGGTTCTTCTAGTCCTTGGggcttggctcaagtggtaaagtgTTGGGGAGGATTTGTAAGAGGCTATAGGTTCAAGTTCCAATGGGaaaatttatgtataaaaaagaaaaaagaaaaaagaaaaaaaggaggaaacAAGCTCTTCTAGCATAGATGGTTCCATGGTTCCACTCAAAATCCTTCAAGCATTCAACAAATAAGAAGTAACTTAATTCAAGTTGACAGTACTCAAAAGATGGGAGAAAGACCAAAAAAAGCAtgatagttttttctttttaacagaTAGTGCCTTGAATAAAACCATACAGCAGAAAAAGATTCATCCGACAGCGTCAATAGATTTGCCCCTTGCCGGCAACCAAccaacataaaacaaaaacaatggaatgaaaaataacaaatcTCAATCTGCCCTGAATCCCTTCAATcaaatttcttaattatatataacaaaaatgaagTTCATTCAATCCACAATTAATTCTAGGATCATGCTATGGTGCACAATCTGTACCATATCTCTCATTCTCAACCAAAGAGAATTAGAGAGGTGTAAGCTAGCTAATAATTTGAtcacaaacaaattttttttcttaaatattcaTTGATTTGAGACATCCAGCTGTTGAAAGTGGTGCCTTGGACTTCTCCATAATTGTAAGGTTCCGAAGCCATTCTGCAAACAACTCCCAATCCCATAATTTGAGCACTACTTCAGGGAtaaacaagaaatgaaaaactAGGATGATGATCAACCCATTCGCCTACTATTTAAGCCACTGACAaacaatgattaaaaaaaacccacaaaaaaaaataaaaaaaattaaggttttgATTCGGGCGATGGTACAGTAACATCCGGTCAGAAAAGCCCCTAGATTTCAAAACCCAATCCAAACAAATGGCACAAGAATCGAAATTCGTCAACAAGGCAACCGATTAGAAGTCAGTACCGACTTGAGAGATTGGTGTGAAGATTACCTTTGTAGGGTTTTGAGGAGATGAAGAATTAGAATGCGACAGCTCCCATTTGGGAATTCTTCGCTTCAGACAGAATTCAAATTTGAGAGATTAGGGTTTTGGCAACTGAATTGCAGTTTCAAAATGGGATG is part of the Vitis riparia cultivar Riparia Gloire de Montpellier isolate 1030 chromosome 17, EGFV_Vit.rip_1.0, whole genome shotgun sequence genome and harbors:
- the LOC117905146 gene encoding LOW QUALITY PROTEIN: FYVE and coiled-coil domain-containing protein 1-like (The sequence of the model RefSeq protein was modified relative to this genomic sequence to represent the inferred CDS: inserted 1 base in 1 codon) encodes the protein MFSSSKSESDSSYDIEDLLQIETRCKQLKREKNMLRESQSESFELIRRLELHVRTLSEARSEDEKHIQELERELRNCSQEIDYLQDQLNARDAEVKCLGEHVHSLELKLADKDNLEDMIGRLMEELKRSNSECMLLMQELENKEVELQMSSLCIDKLEESISSVTLEFQCEMESMKLEMITLEQSCFEAXKLQDEASEEKTKMNGLIQEFQVQLQDAQKMIECLDKENKELRGKLKTSEMDAILLRQKIKEHTEEWLENKDESELKTQSSSGELESKFNPSTEMSTSAEVLVPVFPKLAVSATSDGDSKEKMEKMSHQIHGYELLVKQLKEELREEKLKAKEEAEDLAQEMAELRYQITGMLEEECKRRACIEQASLQRIAELEAQIQKEQTKSYAAIRRVRGA